One genomic segment of Micromonospora sp. WMMC415 includes these proteins:
- a CDS encoding DNA/RNA non-specific endonuclease — translation MNRRKLQPNTTYVERTTGYTYKTDSKGRVTHFSGRLQAVDGHRNAYQQRVAGRPFRKSTDQGGHLFAHIFRGPGERINLVAMDSNLNLSAWKRMENRWARALDPDHPTPGAGSQTVRVEGRVHYDPNSASTRPTAFTITEQIDNGPKRTHRFRNP, via the coding sequence GTGAACCGGCGCAAACTCCAACCCAACACGACCTACGTCGAACGCACCACCGGCTACACCTACAAGACCGACTCCAAGGGTCGGGTCACCCACTTCAGCGGCCGGCTGCAAGCGGTGGACGGGCACCGCAACGCCTACCAGCAGCGCGTCGCCGGCCGTCCCTTCCGCAAGTCGACCGACCAGGGCGGCCACCTGTTCGCCCACATCTTCCGCGGCCCCGGCGAACGCATCAACCTCGTGGCGATGGACTCCAACCTCAACCTGTCCGCCTGGAAACGGATGGAGAACAGGTGGGCGCGGGCCCTGGACCCAGACCACCCCACCCCCGGCGCCGGCTCCCAGACCGTCCGGGTCGAGGGCCGGGTGCACTACGATCCGAACTCAGCATCAACCCGGCCCACCGCGTTCACCATCACCGAACAGATCGACAACGGCCCCAAACGCACCCACCGATTCCGAAATCCATGA
- a CDS encoding immunity protein YezG family protein, which yields MPDGRDSDIITRIGQILLSVLPDNAETIIVNGETDVDYANASLELRGPDGKAFYFAWDDNPDEAVDEITDLLIDLRQVMIDDGSDPWYGFTMAVQRDGAFEVDFSYEPPTD from the coding sequence GTGCCTGACGGTCGTGACAGCGACATCATCACCCGCATCGGGCAGATCCTGCTGTCGGTCCTGCCCGACAACGCGGAAACCATCATCGTCAACGGCGAAACCGACGTCGACTACGCCAACGCGTCCCTGGAACTTCGGGGACCCGACGGCAAAGCGTTCTACTTCGCGTGGGACGACAACCCCGACGAGGCCGTCGACGAGATCACCGACCTGCTCATCGACCTGCGGCAAGTGATGATCGACGACGGCAGCGACCCGTGGTACGGGTTCACCATGGCCGTCCAGCGCGACGGCGCCTTCGAGGTCGACTTCTCGTACGAGCCTCCCACTGACTGA